A window of the Thermodesulfobacteriota bacterium genome harbors these coding sequences:
- a CDS encoding DUF4301 family protein, which yields MGELMFSEDDIKQIESHGLTLDRVRSQVETFRKGLPFTILDRPATIGDGILKINEYELERLAGIFSEESAERELIKFVPASGEASRMFRLPHSFYNRYDEINQKIIRAEAEKGDIDHKTFLNFFENIKKFACYEDLKSVMKANGKDIEDHISKGQFNEILEYLLTSRGLNYADLPKGLIKFHRYTDHSRTPFEEHLVEAAAYARDRRGIARVHFTVAKEHERRINDHLENVRSKYEGEGVMLDIAFSIQRPSTDTIAVDLDYKPFRTNGNKLLFRAAGHGALLENLNDLRGDIVFIKNIDNVVPDRFTKEIYFYKKALAGYLMELQKEIFHYLGIMSRNDLDEEMTENILRFLKEKLSIFVPDDFEKPSREEMNKFIFSRLNRPIRVCGVVKNKGEPGGGPFWVKHGDGTLSLQIVESSQIDVENPDQKRIWESSTHFNPVDIVCGVRDYKGRQFDLRDFRDPSTAFISIRSKDGKYLKALELPGLWNGSMANWITVFIEVPLLTFNPVKTLLDLLREEHQNC from the coding sequence TTGGGTGAATTAATGTTTTCTGAAGATGATATAAAACAGATTGAGTCGCACGGATTGACTCTTGATAGAGTTAGGTCACAGGTTGAGACTTTTAGAAAAGGATTACCGTTTACGATTCTTGATCGCCCGGCAACTATTGGCGATGGTATCCTCAAAATAAATGAATACGAGCTTGAAAGACTGGCGGGCATTTTTTCAGAGGAATCGGCAGAAAGGGAATTGATAAAATTTGTGCCGGCGTCCGGCGAAGCAAGTCGTATGTTCAGATTGCCGCATTCTTTTTACAATCGTTATGATGAAATTAACCAGAAGATTATCAGAGCTGAGGCTGAAAAGGGTGATATTGATCATAAAACCTTCCTGAACTTTTTTGAAAATATAAAGAAATTCGCTTGCTATGAGGACTTAAAATCTGTTATGAAAGCTAACGGAAAGGATATAGAAGATCATATATCAAAAGGTCAGTTCAACGAGATACTGGAATATCTGCTTACCTCGAGGGGATTGAACTATGCGGATCTTCCCAAGGGTCTAATCAAGTTTCACAGATACACCGATCACTCTCGTACACCTTTTGAAGAGCATCTTGTGGAGGCTGCTGCTTATGCAAGAGATAGGAGAGGGATTGCCAGGGTTCATTTTACTGTTGCCAAAGAGCATGAGAGGCGAATAAATGACCATTTAGAAAATGTTAGGAGTAAATATGAGGGTGAAGGGGTCATGCTTGATATTGCCTTCTCGATTCAAAGACCTTCCACGGATACTATTGCTGTCGATTTGGATTATAAACCTTTTAGAACGAATGGCAATAAACTTTTATTTCGGGCAGCCGGGCATGGTGCCCTCCTGGAAAATCTCAATGATCTTAGAGGGGATATTGTTTTTATAAAGAACATAGACAACGTAGTTCCTGATAGGTTTACCAAAGAGATTTATTTTTATAAAAAGGCCCTGGCTGGTTATTTGATGGAATTACAAAAAGAGATTTTTCATTATCTTGGGATAATGTCTCGTAATGATTTAGATGAGGAAATGACGGAAAATATATTACGATTTTTGAAGGAAAAGCTTTCTATATTTGTGCCAGATGATTTTGAGAAGCCTTCCAGAGAAGAAATGAACAAGTTTATATTTTCAAGGCTGAATCGACCTATAAGGGTTTGTGGGGTTGTTAAGAATAAGGGTGAGCCAGGGGGCGGTCCTTTCTGGGTTAAACACGGTGACGGTACCCTTTCCTTACAGATTGTAGAATCATCACAGATAGATGTGGAAAACCCCGACCAGAAGAGAATATGGGAGTCATCGACTCATTTTAATCCGGTTGATATCGTGTGCGGCGTCAGAGATTACAAAGGTAGGCAGTTTGATTTAAGAGACTTTCGAGATCCCTCGACCGCTTTTATATCGATAAGATCCAAGGACGGTAAATACTTGAAAGCGCTTGAGCTCCCTGGTCTCTGGAATGGATCAATGGCAAACTGGATTACAGTATTTATAGAAGTGCCTCTTTTAACTTTTAATCCTGTAAAAACGTTACTAGACCTGCTACGGGAAGAGCATCAAAACTGCTAG